GTTCCAATGATTTGTGTGAAAACAGGGTCGTTCGTCAATTGATCAGCAGCATCGTCTTCGAAATATCCGGCAATGATTTGATAAATCTTTTGACGAAGTAAATTTTCATTCGAATGGAAATAGTAAAGTCGTTCGTCTTTTAGATCCAGATATTGGGTTAATGTTTTTGAGAATCCTATTGTTTCGTCGAATTCTCTAAAAAGGAATTCGCCCGTATCAGAGGAAAGAGAACCTCCATTATTTGACAGTTTAATTTGACGATTGAAATTGAGAGTTAATTGCGATAAAGTAGCCATTATAAGAATCCTTTCTGTGGTTATTTTGTGGTGATTTAACCTTAACAGAAATGGATTCTTTTTTCATTTATTTGATGCATAACCAATTTATCTAGACTACTTGATAAATAAGCATTACTAGGACATCAATGAATTTCTATGAATAATTCAGG
This portion of the Pueribacillus theae genome encodes:
- a CDS encoding transposase, yielding MATLSQLTLNFNRQIKLSNNGGSLSSDTGEFLFREFDETIGFSKTLTQYLDLKDERLYYFHSNENLLRQKIYQIIAGYFEDDAADQLTNDPVFTQIIGT